The Mangifera indica cultivar Alphonso chromosome 8, CATAS_Mindica_2.1, whole genome shotgun sequence genome has a window encoding:
- the LOC123224020 gene encoding uncharacterized protein LOC123224020 gives MLINDVKKVAIWVRMYGIPFEFWTPKGLSYIASAIGTPLYADSITEEETRLDYARICIEIKVDTECPDSICLTLPNGECMVINVEYSWKPLKCNVCQCFGHSTANCSFASKLEGSSSSQKILKDEAGTVVSKKQNRKDNMMQEVKGYDKKAKGKGVEIQKPVVITHKSNRFSVLAIKESHEQDKRSIVMHEEGNLERTTDASGNVLECDETSISVVEDMDNEASPTIVPFGGKLKVDEMDLRKKDADLKSMNLGKKLAKLKKANSSPPLSK, from the exons ATGTTGATTAATGATGTCAAGAAGGTGGCTATTTGGGttagaatgtatggcattccTTTTGAGTTTTGGACTCCAAAAGGCcttagctacatagcaagtgcTATTGGAACTCCTCTTTATGCGGATTCTATCACTGAAGAAGAGACAAGGCTGGATTATGCAAGAATTTGCATTGAGATCAAAGTGGATACGGAATGCCCTGATTCCATTTGCTTAACATTGCCGAATGGTGAATGCATGGTGATCAATGTAGAATATAGTTGGAAACCTCTAAAATGCAATGTATGCCAATGTTTTGGACACTCTACAGCCAACTGTTCCTTTGCTTCTAAGCTAGAAGGCAGCTCATCatcacaaaaaattttaaaggatgaGGCTGGAACGGTGGTGTCTAAGAAACAAAATAGGAAAGATAACATGATGCAAGAGGTAAAAGGTTATGACAAGAAGGCCAAAGGCAAAGGGGTGGAGATACAAAAACCGGTGGTAATCACTCATAAAAGTAATAGATTCTCGGTGTTAGCTATTAAGGAGTCCCATGAGCAAGACAAAAGAAGTATAGTGATGCATGAGGAGGGGAATTTGGAGAGAACCACTGATG CAAGTGGAAATGTTCTAGAGTGTGATGAAACTTCCATAAGTGTTGTGGAGGACATGGATAATGAAGCCTCTCCGACAATAGTCCCATTTGGTGGAAAGCtgaaggtggatgagatggatcttAGGAAGAAGGATGCGGATTTGAAGAGTATGAAtttggggaagaaattggcAAAGCTAAAGAAAGCAAATTCCTCTCCCCCATTATCCAAATGA